The proteins below come from a single Takifugu rubripes chromosome 10, fTakRub1.2, whole genome shotgun sequence genomic window:
- the cavin4b gene encoding caveolae-associated protein 4b has protein sequence MTDKSGLSAGGDDVGGIMALLERVAGLMDGVHHVQQRMEERQLELESTVKTIQADVVKLTNDHANTSSTVERLLEKTRKVSRHIKDVRVRVETQNIRVKKVEATQADLLAKNKFRVVIYQGDQEVKALAPGHESAEASCSATKRADVEPDKFEPPSESDEEYMVVEEADSSGANRMKKTGLTRIESFKATFSKENISKTRDNLGSRVNKFGERIVTAERREKIRQSGERLKQSGERLKETIAKNVPAKLNLKKERTVAEGQEGAEGASEGTIPIPPPKGRKGASDAPSSSLSQSKGEEPEVMVYDMKQLS, from the exons ATGACGGACAAGTCGGGCCTGTCAGcaggtggtgatgatgtaggGGGCATCATGGCGCTGCTGGAGCGAGTGGCGGGCCTGATGGATGGCGtccaccatgtacagcagcgtATGGAGGAGCGCCAGTTGGAGCTTGAAAGCACGGTGAAGACCATCCAGGCAGACGTGGTCAAACTAACAAACGACCACGCCAACACCAGCTCCACGGTTGAACGCCTGTTGGAGAAGACCCGGAAGGTCAGCCGGCACATCAAGGACGTGCGAGTGCGCGTGGAGACGCAGAACATCCGGGTGAAGAAAGTGGAAGCCACCCAAGCAGACCTGCTGGCCAAGAACAAGTTCAGAGTGGTCATTTATCAG GGTGACCAGGAGGTGAAGGCCCTCGCGCCTGGACACGAGTCAGCAGAAGCTAGCTGTAGCGCTACCAAAAGAGCGGATGTGGAACCTGACAAGTTTGAGCCGCCTTCAGAATCAGACGAAGAGTacatggtggtggaggaggcggaCTCCTCGGGTGCCAACCGGATGAAGAAGACTGGCTTGACCAGAATCGAGAGCTTCAAAGCCACCTTCTCCAAGGAGAACATCAGCAAGACTCGCGACAACCTCGGGAGCAGGGTCAACAAGTTTGGGGAGCGCATCGTGACAGCCGAGAGGCGCGAGAAGATCCGGCAGTCGGGCGAGAGGCTGAAGCAGTCGGGCGAGAGGCTGAAGGAGACGATCGCCAAGAACGTCCCAGCCAAACTTAACCTGAAGAAGGAGAGGACTGTGGCAGAGGGCCAAGAAGGAGCAGAGGGCGCCAGCGAAGGAACCATTCCCATCCCTCCTCCAAAGGGTCGCAAGGGAGCCAGCGAtgcccccagcagcagcctgagccagAGCAAAGGGGAGGAACCCGAGGTGATGGTGTACGACATGAAGCAGTTATCGTAG
- the LOC101073526 gene encoding tomoregulin-1-like: protein MVPEARFSCSWCVLVVLFLHAVRGSFPRGGSAGSPDCGLGKPGDCPDLSEKKSDLRVCDAGTCRFGGTCEENGGDIKCRCLFQCSKKYVPVCGSNGDTYQNECFLGRAACKKQRAITVQSAGPCYHDGGSGSADGDDDGSGHVKKVSKCGNCKFGAECDEDSEDVLCMCNIVCNGHNDNPVCGSDSVTYDTPCHVREASCLKQQKIDIRHVGRCQDKTKKDNGVKAKPDLNAMFKPGEGEEFVDSPAPCPDNYQHFCEHGKCEMRHNMATCRCESSYGGPQCDQLLDFNVLYVVPSGQKLHYVLIASIIGAVQIAIIVAVVMCFTRRCNKTKRGRRQKQHLGHFASGTSSRMM, encoded by the exons ATGGTACCAGAGGCCCGGTTCTCCTGCTCTTGGTGTGTGCTGGTTGTTCTCTTTCTCCACGCAGTCCGTGGCTCGTTCCCGCGGGGTGGAAGCGCCGGCAGCCCGGACTGTGGCCTCGGGAAGCCCGGCGACTGTCCAG ACCTCTCAGAGAAGAAAAGTGACCTGCGGGTGTGTGACGCCGGCACCTGTCGCTTCGGTGGCACCTGTGAGGAGAATGGAGGGGACATCAAATGTAGATGTTTGTTCCAG tgttctaagaAGTACGTCCCAGTCTGTGGCTCTAACGGAGACACGTACCAGAACGAGTGTTTCCTGGGGAGAGCTGCCTGTAAGAAGCAAAGAGCCATCACGGTCCAATCAGCTGGACCCTGCTACCATG ATGGTGGATCAGGATCAGCTGATGGAG ATGATGACGGATCTGGTCACGTGAAGAAGGTCTCCAAATGTGGGAACTGCAAGTTTGGAGCCGAGTGTGACGAAGACTCAGAGGACGTGCt ctgcATGTGCAACATCGTGTGTAACGGCCACAATGACAACCCCGTGTGTGGGAGCGACAGCGTCACCTACGACACGCCGTGCCACGTGCGTGAGGCCTCCTGCCTCAAACAGCAGAAGATCGACATCAGACACGTTGGACGTTGTCAAG ATAAAACCAAGAAGGACAACGGCGTCAAAGCCAAGCCGGACCTGAACG CTATGTTCAAACCTGGGGAAGGGGAGGAGTTTGTggacagccccgccccctgtcCTGATAATTACCAGCACTTCTGTGAGCATGGCAAGTGTGAGATGAGACACAACATGGCCACCTGCAG GTGTGAGTCCTCGTACGGGGGTCCTCAGTGTGATCAGCTGCTGGATTTTAATGTTCTGTACGTGGTTCCGAGCGGCCAGAAGCTTCATTACGTCCTCATAGCTTCCATCATTGGAGCCGTACAAATTGCCATCATTGTTGCCGTGGTGATGTGTTTCACAAG gaggtgcaATAAGACGAAGCGGGGGCGGCGGCAGAAACAGCACCTGGGTCACTTTGCGTCGGGAACGTCATCCAGGATGATGTAG